TCGCCCTATCCTGTGGTGAGCTTTTTTTTTACGGAGTGAAAATGATCGTAAAGCTTAACGGCAAGGATGCCGAACTCGCCGGGACACCAACTGTTCTGGACCTTCTTGAATCCAAGAATCTCCCACCCGAAACCGTAGTTGTTGAAATCAATATGGAAATCATACCGGCGGATAACTACGGCTCCACACAAATAAATGACGGGGACCACCTCGAAATACTGCGCTTTGTAGGCGGAGGTTGATTAAGATGAATAATGATATTTTCAAACTTGGCGGCCTTGAATTCAACAGCCGTCTGCTGACCGGAACCGGCAAATACGCCGATGATTCCGTAATCCCGGATGTCTGCGAAGCTTCCGGTTCCCAGATCATCACCGTGGCTCTGCGCCGCGTGGATCTGGAATCCGATACCGGAAACGTCATGGACTTCATTCCCAAACACATGCAGCTGCTGCCTAACACTTCCGGGGCGCGCACAGCTGAAGAAGCGGTGCGCATCGCCCGCCTTGCCAAGGCCATGGGTTGCGGCGACTGGATCAAGATCGAAGTCATTTCCGACAACAAATATCTGCTGCCGGACGGCTATGAAACCGCCAAGGCAACTGAAATACTTGCCAAAGAAGGATTCGTGGTCCTGCCTTACGTAAACGCAGACCTGTACATTGCCCGTTCTCTGGTTGACGCCGGAGCCGCAGCGGTTATGCCCCTTGGCGCACCCATCGGAACCAACCGGGGACTCAAAACCCGTGAGATGGTCCGTATTCTGATCGATGAAATTGACCTGCCGATCATTGTGGATGCCGGAATCGGCCGACCTTCCGAAGCATGTGAAGCCATGGAAATGGGTGCTGACGCCTGTCTGGTCAACACCGCCATCGCCACCGCAAGTAATCCCAAAATGATGGCAAAAGCCTTCGGCCGGGCAGTAAAAGCCGGACGCGAAGCTTACCTCTCCGGCCCCGGAGCAAAACACAGCCATGCCAAGGCATCCTCACCCCTTACCGGATTCCTGCACGAAGGATAAATAAAATGAGCTTCTATCCCATCTGCGCCGAATACAACGACGCCCCCCTTGCCGAGCAATTCGGCTCCGTAACCGAACACGATGTCAGGCGCGCACTTAACAAGACAACTTTAAGCCCCGAAGACTTCCTTGCCCTGTTAAGCCCCGCAGCAATTCCCTTTCTCGAAGAAATGGCCGCCAAAGCCAGCCAGCTCACTTTGCAGCACTTCGGGAGAACCATTCAACTGTTCACCCCGCTGTACATGGCCAACTTCTGCACCAACAAATGCGTGTACTGCGGCTTCAACACAAAAAACAACATCCCCCGTTCCCAACTGGGACCGGAAGAGCTCGAAAAAGAAGCCAAGGCCATTGCCGCCACCGGACTCAAGCATCTGCTCATCCTTACCGGGGACGCACGGGCCAAGTCATCCCCGGAATATATTGAATCCGCAGTGGAAATCCTGCGCAAACATTTTCCATCCGTATCCATTGAAATCTACGCCATGACCGAGGAAGAATACGGACGGCAGGTAGAGGCCGGAGTGGACGGCATGACCATGTTTCAGGAAACCTACAACGAAGAGCTGTACCCGGACCTGCACCCAGCAGGCCCCAAGGCAGACTACCGCTTCCGCCTCGATGCCCCGGAACGGGCCTGTCAAGCCGGAATGCGTGTGGTCAATATCGGTGCCCTGCTC
This Desulfovibrio sp. JC022 DNA region includes the following protein-coding sequences:
- the thiS gene encoding sulfur carrier protein ThiS, with amino-acid sequence MIVKLNGKDAELAGTPTVLDLLESKNLPPETVVVEINMEIIPADNYGSTQINDGDHLEILRFVGGG
- a CDS encoding thiazole synthase, with protein sequence MNNDIFKLGGLEFNSRLLTGTGKYADDSVIPDVCEASGSQIITVALRRVDLESDTGNVMDFIPKHMQLLPNTSGARTAEEAVRIARLAKAMGCGDWIKIEVISDNKYLLPDGYETAKATEILAKEGFVVLPYVNADLYIARSLVDAGAAAVMPLGAPIGTNRGLKTREMVRILIDEIDLPIIVDAGIGRPSEACEAMEMGADACLVNTAIATASNPKMMAKAFGRAVKAGREAYLSGPGAKHSHAKASSPLTGFLHEG
- the thiH gene encoding 2-iminoacetate synthase ThiH — protein: MSFYPICAEYNDAPLAEQFGSVTEHDVRRALNKTTLSPEDFLALLSPAAIPFLEEMAAKASQLTLQHFGRTIQLFTPLYMANFCTNKCVYCGFNTKNNIPRSQLGPEELEKEAKAIAATGLKHLLILTGDARAKSSPEYIESAVEILRKHFPSVSIEIYAMTEEEYGRQVEAGVDGMTMFQETYNEELYPDLHPAGPKADYRFRLDAPERACQAGMRVVNIGALLGLDEWQHDALKTGIHAAYLQDKYPEVDIAVSLPRIRTHVGDAFTPKSLVSDTALVQNMLALRIFLPRCGITISTREAPDFRENILPLGVTRMSAGVSTEVGGHTGEDEDKVSQFDISDERSVDEMCEVLRKHGYQPVFKDWHPLQEAS